AGCGTAGTAGATTTTGTAATATAATGGTTCAAGAGGTAGTCTTCTCTTCGTTAGCCTCGTGTGCTCTGATTTGTTTAGGACTTATTTTATGTGATTTTATTGATGGCAAAATCTAAAGAAAACTTTACTAAATAATATCTTATATATCATTATCGAATTATATTACAAATACAAatgattcaaaataattttactatACCTTCGACTcgttaaaatattattaatgacATCAAATCGTTatcactaattttttttatgtttcaagaaagGACAATCGAGTGGTCAACAAATTAACAAATTACTCTATATTTACTCTATATTCTTTTGCATTAATTTGCTCGAATATTCCAAAATATCTAATCTTGGACTTGGATGCAAGTGTGATTCGTCAACTTTTGTGAGGGCTGCTAGTGGTCTAACTTGAGACCATTCAGATCAGATCTAATTATTATAATAAGACTGGGAATAATGGATTTTCCATCACATTCTAACTTTTGTTAAGTAATATATTTATCCTTTTTGGAAGAAAAAAAGCAGTAAAATTACTCTTTTGTGACCTAATTACAAAGGAAATAATGGGGAATTGCTATGACTGATCATCTTAGTCCTTAAATGACACATTAATGTGTAGAAAATTGTAGTTTTTAAGccaatacatatatgtatatataattggaTATTTCATCCACAGTACGCCAGAAATATAACCTAACATCATTCTCCTTCTTTAATCTTTCACAAGTCAGAATCGAAAGTCCAATCCCCTTTTGTTCCCACAACACCTTTTGAGCAGACTTCTCTCACCTCCCTCCCATGTCTAACGTCACATCAAGCTGTCGCCGGAGCCAATCCTCCGCTACGAGCTGATTCCACCATGAAATCTTGCGATCCACCACCATCTTCCTCCTCTGTTTCCCACAGGAACCCAGCATACGCAGCAAGAACATGGCTGCCATGGCAAACAAATCGACAGTGAGAAGCTGTTGTCAGCTCTGAGAACTCACGGTTCTCCAAGCGACACGATTCCAGAGCAATTTGTGCTTGAGCCATGGATGTTTACCTGTCCTGTGGTGCTGCCTGAACTGCCTGTTGGAAGTAGCTGCAAGCTCGTTCTTCGTCGTGGTGCAGCTCCCACACCAACTTAGCATACTGTGACAGGATTTCGCCATCACCAGGATCCACAAGTATAGCACGAGAATAATACTCCTCCGCTCTTTTCAGATCTCCCTTGGCCTACAATACGAAAGAATTTAGTATAGCAATCGACGGATAATTGAGATATGGTGAAATCATTCGAGGCAAAGAATGCTTCTCTTTCATACAAAGCCGATGTGAAGCAGCAGCAACGATAGCAACGATACCTGGTAGAGATACTGCGCATAATTCCTCAGGAACAGAGCATTGCTGGGGTTCTCCTCCACCATCTTCTTGTAGTACGTCTCCACATCCGACTGCTCTCCGCCGTTGCCCGTCAAAACATCCCACTTACCACTGCGGCCGCCGCCGATGCCACCATCACCACCGCCCGCGGTCAGTAACCCGGATCCGACCCGGTCGATCCCGAGCCCCCTCGCGAGGAACAAAGGTGGTGGCGCGGGGCTTTCGACCTCGGGATTCGGATGTTTCAACCCACCTTTTCGATCGTTGCTCGCGAAGCCAAATCCTCCAACCGCGCCCTGCCCGTCATTCGCTTggtcatcttcctcctcctcctcctcctcttctggcAGAGTGTTTGGATTGCGCACGGAGAATGAAGGAATGCTCTCGAGAGCTGGATGGGCGCGTCGAGCGGAGGAGCACTTCAGGGACGGGGGGAGGAGGTGGTTGTGATGGTTGGGGTCGTCAGACTGGTCGGAGAGGAAGGAGTGGAGATTGCCGTCGGAGCGGCTTCTCCGGATGCCGAGGGACGGGCTCTGGTCGTGAAGGCCATCTGAGGCAGGGGAGAAGTGGCAGGATAAGGTGTGAAGGTTGGGGTTGGGAGAGTTGTGGGGGTGGAAGTTGTTGGGGCTCTCGGAGAAGtgaagggaagaggaagaggagaggagggagCCAAGAATTGGTGTCGACGAACTCCTTAGCATCATCATATATTCACTCTTCCAAGATGAATGACGCCTTGGAGAGCGAAGCAAGAGAGAGTGTGGAGACTAACTTAGCGAGGAAGATTAGAGGAGGCAAAACGCCGTGGAACAAGAAAGATTGCAGGTTTTATAAGGCCCCAGGGAGAGGAAGAGGTGATCTCGTTCTTGGCTACCGCTGACGACTAGTCTGCTCGGCGTTTTGACGGTGGGAATTGAAGGAGGATTCTTCGAGCAGTGGCGAAAGCCACCGCACGTTTCCTGCGGTGGGAGCACGCGACAACGTCGCCTTCAACCTGTTTTCCAGCTGTAACGTGACGTGCGTGTGTGtgcgcgtgagagagagagagagggggggggagagGGAGGAGGTGAGAAATCTGTGAACGTAGTTCAGTTGTCTTCTTCGATCGCCTCGCCAGCCTTCTTCTTCGCGATTTCCTCACCTCGAAGGGACGTCGCCGTCAAACACGTGTAGTAGACGGTAGACGTGCCCTCCAAGAAGCCCGCACGTGAGCCGGACCTATGTGCCGAGGCAGCATCTGCAGTAAGATTTGAGTGACGAAAAAATCATGCATTGTGTGGTGCTATGATTGATGCAGCCAACGTGTATAATTCGCTAATGTGAACTTTCTTTATGAGTTGGATTATTAATTTAAGTTGGACGatttgctttaaaaaaaatttctttttagtttttcataaaataatttatatattttatttttaagttaatcGTTTTTTTAAATCTCATATATATTCTTATTCATTCCGTATTCACTTCTATCACCTATACCCTATCATGAAATGATAATCCTTTCCTATTTTTGCCTCTACTTCACTGTTCACCCTTCGGGCATTGTCAAGTCATCTCTTCCTTCGTCGTCATTCGCTTTTATTGTCTAtcgttttctcttttttctttcgttGTTCCCCTCATGTTCctactctttcttatttttcatcaTTTGTCCTTTCTTATTGTCTATCGTTTTTTCCTCTTTCTTTCCTCACTCTTTCTTATCTCTCATCGCTCGTTCTTCGTCGTCACCAATTGCCTCCTTTCACTTGCTCTTTCATGCTTTTCTCCTTGAAAATGATGTTGACTTACATTAGGAATTAGGAACAAGGATTAAATGCGATGAGTGAGTAGCATTACACAGAGGTGATAAAGCCTCACTACAGGATGAAAACGACGGAGATGATAATAAGAAAAGATAAAGGTATTTATGAGATTAATAAAGTAGAGatactattttaaaaataaaaaaatatcaggactttgtgaaaaaaaaatatctatttaaatttaaatattttaatttttcttatacCATTAAAATAGTATGGCCTACAATATCAATCGAATCATGTGTTGGTTTTGGACCATCTACACGAGCCAGATTACTATGTGGAGACATATCAAAGCTTCGAGATAACACTGTGTTGTTCTTTCCCTCTGACCGAGAAAAATACAAGAGAAATTTCGGCTTCTTTTCATGTCATGTATTCGTGTTCGATTGAAACAAGAAatgatatgattcttcttggggTGGCCATCTCGCTCCTATTTAGCTTCATGAGATGATCACAGCAATGACGAAACACATGAACATCaaaattactctctctctctctcttcgaggTTAAAATGACTTATAAAACTATACAAAAGAAAGAGAAGCTTAAAAGCACGTATAATGACAACGtatgacttcaaaaataatttATCGTTTCTTGTCATGTGAGTATCCATCCACACGATTTTTCTCTTATCACCCAACAATTTGATTCAAACATCATTtctaattattaattaaaatgtgAAATCTCATCTTAACAAAACCAAACACTATTGAGATCATTATGCATCCAAATATTGTTGTTCTTGAACAAAGAAGCGATTTTGATTTCAAATTCATTGGTGGACGAGAACATGGTGCCGCAAATCTTGTTTCGTCTTTTGTCGAGTACTAACAAGTTAAGGTATATTTTGAATgatcataaattaatattttatatttttaaataagattaaatagaattttagagataaaaattttaatttaaaatatattttaaatttgttttaaataaaattagatagaaTTGTAGAGATTATGAactcttatttatatttataaatagatgGTATCTATAAATCAATTCAAGTCTCAAGTATTAAGATAAGTCTAagaatcat
Above is a genomic segment from Musa acuminata AAA Group cultivar baxijiao chromosome BXJ3-4, Cavendish_Baxijiao_AAA, whole genome shotgun sequence containing:
- the LOC135637275 gene encoding uncharacterized protein LOC135637275, with translation MMMLRSSSTPILGSLLSSSSSLHFSESPNNFHPHNSPNPNLHTLSCHFSPASDGLHDQSPSLGIRRSRSDGNLHSFLSDQSDDPNHHNHLLPPSLKCSSARRAHPALESIPSFSVRNPNTLPEEEEEEEEDDQANDGQGAVGGFGFASNDRKGGLKHPNPEVESPAPPPLFLARGLGIDRVGSGLLTAGGGDGGIGGGRSGKWDVLTGNGGEQSDVETYYKKMVEENPSNALFLRNYAQYLYQAKGDLKRAEEYYSRAILVDPGDGEILSQYAKLVWELHHDEERACSYFQQAVQAAPQDSHVLAAYAGFLWETEEEDGGGSQDFMVESARSGGLAPATA